The window GCTTCGAAAGGCTTCAATAAAAGGGAGGTTATTGAAGGGATTGTGTGGTTTTTTGGGTCTCAATTGGGTTCGAAAATGACTTCCACAGTTAGGCAAGTTGAAGGGACTGTTTTGTTGCATGTGAATTTCGCAGTCAAGCAGGATCCTTCTTTGGGGAAAGAGGTTATGGGGTTAGTCAAAACAGATCTTAGAGTATTCAATCATTTCACTGTGGCTGTTTTATTGTCGGTGTCGAGGGTACGAAGGTTCAGTGAAAGCTCAATCACTATTTTGAAAACAGCACTGCTTACTGCTTACCGTGACTACAAATTTACCAAGTGAGGAACTACTTTTTTTAAGGTGTCTTTATCTTATTTAACCTTCAAATTGTGATTGTAGTTATGGTCCACTGGTCCTTATGATCTTATTGGGTGCTTTTAGctgaaaattcattcttgcaAAATGTTGTTTCTTATTAAGAACTAAAATTGGGTTGTTTTTGGATTGTCTAGCTGTTAATAATTAGCTCAAAACTTAGGATTTAAATCCATAACTGAAATACTTTTCACTGAGATATAATAGTTAgtcttaatatttataaaggaAAAGCTTACACGTTGATATTCATGGATCTATTTCAATGATCTCATATTTTCATGATAGTGCTACTGGTGGTAAGCCTAAATACAATTGCTACCATTGATAGTTTCTGCTTCTTGTTATAGATTCCAAATGTAGCAATAGTCTGCATTTGCTTGAGCAATATATAGTTTCTAGTAGGGCTGGTGTACCTCATAACTTGTCCTTTAACATGGCTTAGCATTTATAGTTCAGGGTATGTCAACTCTTTTCCCCTTTATATAGTATGCTAATATGTATGTGGTTTCTTCATTCGTTTAGAGACTGTAAGTGGATACCAGATGATATGAAGGAAGAATATCTGAAGAGTGTTAAAGTCGTTGAGAAGTCTGTGTTAAGAGCTGTAATTCCCTTCTTTTGCCTAGTGGATGTGATTGATGATTTCCACCACATGCATAATCAGATACTTAAATTcacattatttatcattttgctGGTCTTTAGGTGAATGAAAGCAACTATGGGGGGGAGCACATGGTGCCTAGCATGGTTCAGTTTGGTTTCATCTTGCTGGAGTCAGTTGGAGACGTAAACTGCACAGAACTCTGCAATTCTAATGGTCTCCTGGGCATTGAAGAGCTTGGTATTCAGATGCTGAAAACTCTATTTGAGGTTCATGATATGGCAAGAAATGAGGTTTGTATAACTCTGCAATCATGATTATATGtatactttttttaataaagcTACCAACATTCACCATGAAATATTATAAgataagaatgaaaaaaagggGAATTCAACAATGAAACTTCAGTTTAATGGAAATTGTTGGGTTGTGAATATTACATTCCATGGTTGTAGCAGTTATCTTGTTTGTTCTTTCACCATTGATGCTCACCCCTTTTCTCTTATGAAGCTAATGCATCAAGTAGTTGCCTTCAGgaaatgaataatgtttgaaaaaagATCTATTGCCCTTTTCTGTATTTACTTTTGGTTTTGAAACATATCCTCAGTTTTAGACTTTTAGTTACAATTATGAGGAACTATGATTTCCTTCTGCCCTTGAAATCATTAAATGAaactgttttcttttctttgttatgAGCATGGTGTAGTAATTGATTAAATGGGTTTGTCACAGATTATTGAGCAAATCAAGTTTCGCATTCTCTCTTTGAAGCCAGAACAGAGTAGGCCAATAATAAGGTAACTgcatacatataaaatattcatttttattaatttttggttatgaATAGCACTAATTTTGATGTGCAGGCTGCTCGGTCATCTTATTCAGTGTTACCCTTACCCCATGGTGGAACACGTTCCCCGTCTGAAGGAATTGTTGGATTATTTCACTTTCATGGATGGAAAGGTTGCCTCTTATCTTGTTAGTGCTCTATTACCTCTCATCAGATTCAGTCGTGATCTTCAGGTAAACATTCTCATGCTCAATATAATGGGCAAAGGCGCTTTAGCCTTTAACTTCACATAAATCAGTAGTGgataaatgaaacaaaatttttttagaataGAGAAATCTAACTGACATTACATAAATCTATTACTTGTGTTTCAGTTTCTGATTAGTGATCTGTGACCCCAAAGATCAATCTTGGATCTCTAGGTGAAAGATTTGCCTCATTCTTTGATGCTTTTGTTTAATTGTTTATTCTGACATTTCAGGATTACACTATTTTGGTTGTCCGCAAGGCTATGTTCAGAAGAGAAGATACAGTTCGTGTTGCAGCAACAAATTCTATTATTGATCTTATACTGGCAGAGAAGCAACCTAAGAGGGATGGCTTGTTTTCTTTCCAAGACTCATCAAGCCAAGCCAGCTGCAGTCAACAAGCTGATATACCCTGCAGCATGGGGGAAGGTCTCTTTCAGGAATTGAGTGCTTTGCTGCAGAGATGTTTTCATCaacaggttttttttttggtcattttagTGCTACTGATTTTTGTATCCTTCTTTTGTTCCTTTACAACGGCATTTCTAATTGGTGTGAAATTGCTTATTTAGGCAAAGGTCAAGGAAGTCGTGTATCAAGGACTGGTGAAGCTCATTTTAGTAAATCCATCAATTGGAGGGCTTGTCTTTGATTTTCTATTGCCTCATTTTCTCCAGTTTTTTAAAGAGGTAGTTACTGAAAGCTTCAAAATAGCTTTATTTTAAAGTTTGTAGTAATCCTGAATTTTCACACACTGAGCTTTCATTATCTTACATTTGATTTTACCATGCCATTGTTTTGACAGGAGAACGCAGACTGTTTTTCATGTACATATTGCATATGAGAGAATTGGTTTGTGCAGTTATATAAGCTATTAAATCCTGCATTTAATAATTTGACATGAACTACTATGTCAGCAGGATGAAGATGTCCAACTTGGAGTCAGCTGTTGTATTAAGTCAGAAAGTGGCAAAGTACTTATTCAGGAGCCACTGGATTGTCTTCTTTCTTGCGTCTCTTGGATTTTACTTCTTCAGCCACATGGAAGAACTGATCAGCTCTCAGATTCTATCGGGCCATGTTTTGGTTTCTCCCTTTCACAAGAGAACGAGGTATTCTCCTCattgaataagattaaaaataaaaaatctaatcCATGGTATTGAAGATGATATATGAAATCCTTTATCTAACAGTCATATTGGTAACATATGAGGTCTcactcacaccataaatctgAAACTACCGCAGGATGGTAGGAACTTGTCTAGTGAGGTGTTTTCTAGTGCTTTATTGAAGATTCGGAAGTTTCTAAGGAATGCAAATTTGGAAGGTTTGGATTTTATCtacattttatattgtttGTATATTTCTATCAGAACATTAAGAAAGCAAAAGATCTAtataaagagaagaaaagaagactTCTGAATCATGCAGTAGTTTAATTTCtacaatttattgaattagGTTCCTGCCTCTGCCTGTTACTAGTTTCTGTTGTCTTCATATTGAAACAGAAATTCTTGGTCAAACTCACGATGCAAGCTCCACAGTTGTTcatgaagagaaaagaaaatgttgtGCATTAATTTTGTCAGGAATTGAAGAGGTGCTAATGAATACCATTGCTATGGATTTGGAGAAAGCAACAGATCAAAAGAAGGTCGAACTTGAGAAGGAGCTTATAGAGTTTGTTGGCCTTCATGACTCATTGTCAAAGGATACATGTACTTCAAGAAGCAATGTTACCAAAAAAGTGAATTTACGTGCTACATTGACTCAGACACCAGATAACATTGACTCAGGCAACACCAAATTGATTCAAGAGCATATTCCTTTCTTGGCAACTTCAAGCATCTATCAACTATTGCAAATAGCATTGAAGCTATACAGTAGTGAAAGCTCTAACAGTGAAGCAACTTCACAGAGTCATAGCCAGTCATCCTTGGGCAAAGCATCgaaaagttgttttaagattGTTTCGTTCGCTTTGAATGCTTCTCttcataatataaaatctTCAGCCCTTGTGGGAAATGAAGATCCCTTGAAGAAATTGATATATGGGGATATCAATATGCTGGGGTCCCAATTGCTGAGTTTAACTCTCTCGCTCAAATCAGGGTCCAATGTTGCAACTAgtcagaagaagaaagaaagcaagGCAAAGAAAGATGttgaagagagaaaggaaCATCTCCATCTAGCATTACTTTGCTTGAAGGAAATGATAACAATCAGTTTGTGCAGCTCCCGTTTGACTGGCTTGCTTGAAAATCTGTTGTCAGTTCCCCAACTTGAAAATGCTGGTTTGCATGATGAATGTGTTTTGGCCTCTGAAATTGATGACCGAGATATAAGAAACAAAGAGTTGTTCattctgaaatttttgaaGCCGATGCTCTCTGAGCTCATGAAAGTATCAGCTTTTCGCAATATTGAggtatatatgattatttccTTTGGTTAAACTACCGTAACTTTTAGGAATAAAAGCAATCTAAGtgtaattctttaattttcaggTTCTTTGTGGTATCATGTTGATGATTGGGCACAAATTGCCCTGCAAGTGGAGGAACTCTCATGCAGCCTGGGCTATTCATATTTGCAAAACCAGCAACACAACAGACTCCAACATTGCTAAAAGCATGGTTAGACTTGCCATCAGTTTAAGCTCACCTCCAACTGATTTACATGTGGCTCAAGACATGTTAAAGGagctattaaaattcatcGGATCTAACAGTAGTGACTCATCGCAAGTATCTGAATACCTTCTGATAAACCAGTCAACAACCACTGCTGTAGCTTCTTGTCTACTACAAATAACTGACGCTGTCATTGTGGACATGGACTGGgcaactaaaaaattaaaggcaGCTTCACAAGTAGCTCAGAAAAGCACTCATCTTAACCAGAATGGAGAACATAATTCTGGGTTGGTGTTTGAGGAAAATCTTTACTCGAGGGTCAAAGCAGTTGTTGAAGTGTTATCTTCCTTTGTTTTGATGAGCCTCAAGGGTAAGTAGGCACTTTGCATAAACGTCTAAACCTCAatctttctcttattttaacTGGAACTTACGACATTGTTTGATACAGATAGTCAAGCAGAGCATTTTCTTAGATTGACAGCAAGGTTTTACAAGCATTTAGCTCAAATGTCAAAGCTCAGGATTGCTCCAAAAGGTCACAAGCAGCCTTTACCAAGCCTTCAATTCCAGAAGCTCGTGGAGCTAACCTGCAAGCTGCTAACCAATCCACTCTATAACTTTGTGGCAGAGATGCAACAAGTATGGACCTGAATCTTCTTGGCATTTTGCCCTTTATGCAGttgcatttttaattttaaataacttGCAGGCTCAACAAGAAAATACTAATAGCAAGGGCATCATAAACAAGATCAAGAGGGAGAATAAATGCATCCCAGACCTAATATTCCAGATAGAAGATTACGAGAAACATCTCATTCGACTTAGCAAGGCAACCAAGGTCAACTTACTGAAGCATGCCAAGCGTAGCACTTCAAGGGACTTCAAAATATTGGACCCAATAACTGTTCCCAGAGAAGATCCCCCAAACCATGACCCTAATCCCAACAACTCTGCTGCAGATGGAAATGAATCATGCAGTGATTCTGAAGATGATGAAGGAAATGGATCAGAGAAAGTGCTGTCACCTCAATCTGGCAGTCCTTTAGCTGAAGAGGAGTCTGAATCTGATGCTGAAGATAGAGCTTCTGTTCCCACTGTCAAAAGGGTCAAAAGGAGTAGAATTGTGCATGACTCTGAAGATGAAGGACAGGAATAGATGGAGGTAGTTGCCTAGTTGGCATGTGGCATCCTGCAAAGTGATGACTGTGTGCAAAAAAAGTGTGGTTTCAAAGTTgtaattattcaataaaataggTGAAGCAGTAGTTTGTGAATGAATGGTACTTGAGAGGAGAAACGTGTATGATGGGGGGCAAAAGGTCAGTCAAAACCGACATCCAGATTTAGCCTAATGAGTTTGGCTTTTCAATTTTGACCCTCACTCATTATACCCTTCTAAATTGGGTATATCATATTTGTGTTGGTGCCTATTCCTATGTGTTACTTTTTCTTTGTAGGTAATATGAAGACTGAAGagtaatttttataataattttttgaagcCTGAAgagtaattttataataatttttttaatgtcaCATATTGTacatcaattaaaaataagataattttaagtttataatTTTCACTCAAAAGATATAATTTTGAGTTAACAATATTAAATCGtgataaatagtaaaaaatatattcaatttttttttatgaggaATCTCATGagagatattaaaatttaattagattAAGATTAAGATAAGTTTCATTCTTTTATagattaaagaaataaatttaaaatttataaataataatatttttccacttaatatatatgttttgggTTGAAAATATTAGATAGTGACAGGTTTATTTAGTGAAATATGTTTAATGGGGTCAAGgagttaaatcaatttaaagctaattttaatattgaaaaagcCATTAAAGACGATCATAAACTTTGAGTAGACTGCTCACAGATCAAAGAACAGAGTCACATCCATTCACCAAAATTTCACCTGACAGAACCATTTTCCCATGCTCCAAAAAGatagaagaaaaagggaaaaaaattgggaaaaagtaatttaaaaataccattaaaataaaagaaaaaaaatcaactaacAGTACAATTTACATAGAGTGACCACCCACCATTGCAAAcaggaaagagagagagaaagtgagttTTCTCTTTGGgttctctcttctctcttttctttggctCTGGGAATTTTGAAAAACGAAAAACGGAagacttctttttcttcttatttttttaaccaaattaaacaagaaaaaatgagCACTGAAGAAGCAAAGAGAAGCATCACCGGAGCTCTGACGGTGAAACCGACAACCGACGACCGGAAGCCATCTCCCGTGACTACTACGGCATCGGCTGCTGCAACGGGAAAGAAAGTCATCATCAAAAGCGCCGACATGAAAGATGACATGCAAAAAGAAGCTGTCGATATAGCCATCTCTGTTagctctctttctctttacTTTAAAGCTTCCATTTTTACTCGATTCGGTGTTGTTTTTAACGGTTTATGATTCGATTTCGTTTCTGGGTCTTGTTCATTTGGTATTGGATTGTTGGTAACTTTGGAAATTTGTTGACTTTGAGTGGTTTTTGCTCTGGGGTTTTGATTAGGCATTTGAGAAGAACAATGTAGAGAAAGATGTAGCAGAGCACATAAAGAAAGAATTCGATAAGAGACATGGTCCCACTTGGCATTGCATCGTTGGTCGCAATTTTGGTAACCCAATTTCCGTTTAgatttgatatatttatgCTCTAGTAATTTTGGTATCAGAAACACAATTTTTTTGGAACGTATTATCTgcaaattaatttcttttaagtaATGATGTTGTTTTAGTTGAAATCATAGTAGATCTAGGCTTAAATGAGATGTAAATTACATGTACATTAGATATCATAAATGCTAGAGATGTTAGATTGGATTGTGTTAATCTTAGACCTTCTGTGTTTAGAGTTGGTAATGTAAACATAGGTTTTCCATTGTTATGGAATTGCTGGATTAAGATCAACAAATACCTGTACTGGATTTATTGCTTTTGATAAAAGGGACAACTCCATCTTTAGGTCTCAAACTTTATCTGGTTATTCTAGGAATGACtatttataataacttttatgtTTGATCAAGGATCATAGCTTGAGTGACTTcactttaaaaaattctttacGCTAACTCATGTGCAGTTCATACTGTTTACATGTATATTGctcttatttttcattatcttACTTAATTTCATAGAGGATTTCATAAGGGTGTGAGTCTGGGCATTAATTATGCTTGGATCTAGTCAGATTGGCTAATATACAGTACTTCATCAATGTGCTTAATTACCTATTTGATACCTGCAACAGTCATGTTActgattttgttttcatttagtTGATGGCATTAAGAATGCACctccattttcattttgtgtATCACATGTTATACTATATGTTTTTCTATTGATTAAGCAAGTGATTAGAACTTGGAACTTTCAGCTTAGAGGTCTCAAGCTCAAAATTTCAGATttaggggggggggggggggaaggTAGGGCTGTGCAAAGGCGGTTGCGGGCCAGTTTCGGTTCAGTTTTTCCCAAAACTGACAAAAAATTTCAACCAAATTAACCTACCAAACAGCACCCCCCAAAATCGGTTTCGGTCGGTTTTTGGGATGGTCGATTCGTTCGGTTTCGGTGCAGCATGAGGTGGTTTCTGGCTTAGGGTTTAGCTGGAGAGGTGGAAAGGGAAAGGAGAAAATAGGGGGTTCGGGCTGTCAGGGGAAAGGGAGAAAATATGAGAGCTGCAGTCTTCAGAGCTGGTTTAAGGTCTTTTGAGGGAGATTTTACCCTTATGGGGGC is drawn from Theobroma cacao cultivar B97-61/B2 chromosome 4, Criollo_cocoa_genome_V2, whole genome shotgun sequence and contains these coding sequences:
- the LOC18603531 gene encoding Fanconi anemia group I protein homolog isoform X1, translated to MAATESPPPLNDVDIVCLAQQKRPTNNHHYQPNVSLPPFLRSPHSHESLLAYLHSRATSPSPSSAVSEYVISLLSLISLSPETPSVSSLLSSLLSSYAQIFPSLPHDSNSLKTISFFNTLLIHVPFDDLKSVIDSVVLTLSEVVSVDDAQLFDLFPQCFELIRNAEEKGGDYVNSVLDKILDSKWSKGSLLKMVSIVKDFSFLDKSRGKEFLEKVFVGIKNVDLMDLPSLVYQLLVLASKGFNKREVIEGIVWFFGSQLGSKMTSTVRQVEGTVLLHVNFAVKQDPSLGKEVMGLVKTDLRVFNHFTVAVLLSVSRVRRFSESSITILKTALLTAYRDYKFTKDCKWIPDDMKEEYLKSVKVVEKSVLRAVNESNYGGEHMVPSMVQFGFILLESVGDVNCTELCNSNGLLGIEELGIQMLKTLFEVHDMARNEIIEQIKFRILSLKPEQSRPIIRLLGHLIQCYPYPMVEHVPRLKELLDYFTFMDGKVASYLVSALLPLIRFSRDLQDYTILVVRKAMFRREDTVRVAATNSIIDLILAEKQPKRDGLFSFQDSSSQASCSQQADIPCSMGEGLFQELSALLQRCFHQQAKVKEVVYQGLVKLILVNPSIGGLVFDFLLPHFLQFFKEQDEDVQLGVSCCIKSESGKVLIQEPLDCLLSCVSWILLLQPHGRTDQLSDSIGPCFGFSLSQENEDGRNLSSEVFSSALLKIRKFLRNANLEEILGQTHDASSTVVHEEKRKCCALILSGIEEVLMNTIAMDLEKATDQKKVELEKELIEFVGLHDSLSKDTCTSRSNVTKKVNLRATLTQTPDNIDSGNTKLIQEHIPFLATSSIYQLLQIALKLYSSESSNSEATSQSHSQSSLGKASKSCFKIVSFALNASLHNIKSSALVGNEDPLKKLIYGDINMLGSQLLSLTLSLKSGSNVATSQKKKESKAKKDVEERKEHLHLALLCLKEMITISLCSSRLTGLLENLLSVPQLENAGLHDECVLASEIDDRDIRNKELFILKFLKPMLSELMKVSAFRNIEVLCGIMLMIGHKLPCKWRNSHAAWAIHICKTSNTTDSNIAKSMVRLAISLSSPPTDLHVAQDMLKELLKFIGSNSSDSSQVSEYLLINQSTTTAVASCLLQITDAVIVDMDWATKKLKAASQVAQKSTHLNQNGEHNSGLVFEENLYSRVKAVVEVLSSFVLMSLKDSQAEHFLRLTARFYKHLAQMSKLRIAPKGHKQPLPSLQFQKLVELTCKLLTNPLYNFVAEMQQAQQENTNSKGIINKIKRENKCIPDLIFQIEDYEKHLIRLSKATKVNLLKHAKRSTSRDFKILDPITVPREDPPNHDPNPNNSAADGNESCSDSEDDEGNGSEKVLSPQSGSPLAEEESESDAEDRASVPTVKRVKRSRIVHDSEDEGQE
- the LOC18603531 gene encoding Fanconi anemia group I protein homolog isoform X2: MAATESPPPLNDVDIVCLAQQKRPTNNHHYQPNVSLPPFLRSPHSHESLLAYLHSRATSPSPSSAVSEYVISLLSLISLSPETPSVSSLLSSLLSSYAQIFPSLPHDSNSLKTISFFNTLLIHVPFDDLKSVIDSVVLTLSEVVSVDDAQLFDLFPQCFELIRNAEEKGGDYVNSVLDKILDSKWSKGSLLKMVSIVKDFSFLDKSRGKEFLEKVFVGIKNVDLMDLPSLVYQLLVLASKGFNKREVIEGIVWFFGSQLGSKMTSTVRQVEGTVLLHVNFAVKQDPSLGKEVMGLVKTDLRVFNHFTVAVLLSVSRVRRFSESSITILKTALLTAYRDYKFTKDCKWIPDDMKEEYLKSVKVVEKSVLRAVNESNYGGEHMVPSMVQFGFILLESVGDVNCTELCNSNGLLGIEELGIQMLKTLFEVHDMARNEIIEQIKFRILSLKPEQSRPIIRLLGHLIQCYPYPMVEHVPRLKELLDYFTFMDGKVASYLVSALLPLIRFSRDLQDYTILVVRKAMFRREDTVRVAATNSIIDLILAEKQPKRDGLFSFQDSSSQASCSQQADIPCSMGEGLFQELSALLQRCFHQQAKVKEVVYQGLVKLILVNPSIGGLVFDFLLPHFLQFFKEDEDVQLGVSCCIKSESGKVLIQEPLDCLLSCVSWILLLQPHGRTDQLSDSIGPCFGFSLSQENEDGRNLSSEVFSSALLKIRKFLRNANLEEILGQTHDASSTVVHEEKRKCCALILSGIEEVLMNTIAMDLEKATDQKKVELEKELIEFVGLHDSLSKDTCTSRSNVTKKVNLRATLTQTPDNIDSGNTKLIQEHIPFLATSSIYQLLQIALKLYSSESSNSEATSQSHSQSSLGKASKSCFKIVSFALNASLHNIKSSALVGNEDPLKKLIYGDINMLGSQLLSLTLSLKSGSNVATSQKKKESKAKKDVEERKEHLHLALLCLKEMITISLCSSRLTGLLENLLSVPQLENAGLHDECVLASEIDDRDIRNKELFILKFLKPMLSELMKVSAFRNIEVLCGIMLMIGHKLPCKWRNSHAAWAIHICKTSNTTDSNIAKSMVRLAISLSSPPTDLHVAQDMLKELLKFIGSNSSDSSQVSEYLLINQSTTTAVASCLLQITDAVIVDMDWATKKLKAASQVAQKSTHLNQNGEHNSGLVFEENLYSRVKAVVEVLSSFVLMSLKDSQAEHFLRLTARFYKHLAQMSKLRIAPKGHKQPLPSLQFQKLVELTCKLLTNPLYNFVAEMQQAQQENTNSKGIINKIKRENKCIPDLIFQIEDYEKHLIRLSKATKVNLLKHAKRSTSRDFKILDPITVPREDPPNHDPNPNNSAADGNESCSDSEDDEGNGSEKVLSPQSGSPLAEEESESDAEDRASVPTVKRVKRSRIVHDSEDEGQE
- the LOC18603532 gene encoding dynein light chain 1, cytoplasmic: MSTEEAKRSITGALTVKPTTDDRKPSPVTTTASAAATGKKVIIKSADMKDDMQKEAVDIAISAFEKNNVEKDVAEHIKKEFDKRHGPTWHCIVGRNFGSYVTHETNHFVYFYLDQKAVLLFKSG